In a single window of the Veillonella sp. genome:
- a CDS encoding metal ABC transporter substrate-binding protein, which yields MVKKLVLLMIGIMMAALFAGCGNDAPKEQAGKKIQVVTSFNAMAEFAKAIGGDKVEVSTIIPDGVEPHDFELKPENMKQLATAQVFVYNGFGMEPWAQQAIDAAKNSKLITVVATDGVEAIKNTDPEEIKEHGAEDPHAWLSLKNAKIEVKNIKDAFVKADPANKDYYEKNYNEYVAKLDAMIKKYEDQFAKAPHKNFVTGHAAFAYLCRDFGLEQNSVEDVFAEGEPNAAQLAELIKYCKENNITTIFAEEMASPEVSKTLASEVGAKVETIYTIESNEDNKTYLERMDENLTKIAASLQ from the coding sequence ATAGGCATCATGATGGCTGCATTATTTGCAGGCTGTGGCAATGATGCACCAAAGGAACAAGCAGGTAAGAAGATCCAAGTGGTAACAAGTTTTAACGCAATGGCTGAATTTGCAAAGGCTATTGGTGGTGACAAGGTAGAGGTATCTACTATTATTCCAGATGGCGTAGAGCCACATGATTTCGAGTTGAAACCTGAAAATATGAAACAATTGGCAACAGCTCAAGTATTCGTTTACAACGGTTTTGGTATGGAACCTTGGGCACAACAAGCAATTGATGCGGCTAAAAATAGCAAACTCATCACTGTTGTTGCTACAGATGGCGTAGAAGCTATCAAAAATACTGATCCTGAAGAAATTAAAGAACATGGTGCAGAAGATCCTCATGCATGGTTATCTTTGAAAAATGCGAAAATCGAAGTGAAAAATATTAAAGATGCTTTTGTAAAAGCTGACCCAGCAAACAAAGATTACTATGAAAAGAACTATAATGAATATGTTGCTAAATTAGATGCAATGATCAAAAAATATGAAGATCAATTCGCTAAAGCTCCACATAAAAACTTCGTTACTGGTCATGCAGCATTTGCGTACTTATGCCGTGACTTTGGGTTAGAACAAAATAGTGTAGAAGATGTATTTGCCGAAGGTGAACCAAATGCGGCTCAATTGGCTGAACTCATCAAATATTGTAAAGAAAACAATATCACTACTATCTTTGCAGAAGAAATGGCTAGCCCAGAAGTTTCTAAAACTTTGGCAAGCGAAGTTGGTGCTAAGGTAGAAACTATTTACACAATCGAAAGCAACGAAGATAATAAAACATACTTAGAACGTATGGATGAAAACCTTACAAAAATTGCAGCATCTTTACAATAA
- the fic gene encoding protein adenylyltransferase Fic, whose product MVITNRLGITDSPTLAREEERISKKAATTLFEENLLNDMPSGTWTTLQRIHTILFQDIYDFAGALRTVNIAKGNFRFVPVMYLAEAVKTIEDMPQSTFDEIVEKYVEMNVAHPFREGNGRSMRLWLDHMLCSELQKTIDWSQVDKEQYLSAMERSPVNDLEIKAILAKALTSDINNRELFMKGLDHSYYFEGYQLFKSEDL is encoded by the coding sequence ATGGTTATCACTAATAGATTGGGGATTACCGATTCCCCAACATTGGCTAGAGAAGAAGAACGAATTAGTAAAAAAGCAGCAACAACACTGTTTGAAGAAAATCTACTTAATGATATGCCGAGTGGTACGTGGACTACCTTGCAAAGAATCCATACTATATTATTCCAGGATATATATGATTTTGCCGGTGCATTGCGAACTGTGAATATTGCAAAAGGAAATTTTCGCTTTGTTCCGGTTATGTATCTTGCTGAAGCCGTTAAAACCATTGAAGATATGCCCCAATCTACCTTTGATGAAATTGTAGAAAAGTATGTAGAAATGAATGTGGCGCACCCTTTTAGAGAAGGTAATGGTCGTAGCATGCGATTGTGGCTTGATCATATGTTGTGTTCAGAGTTACAAAAGACTATTGATTGGAGTCAGGTAGATAAAGAGCAATATTTGTCTGCTATGGAACGAAGTCCAGTAAATGACTTAGAAATAAAAGCTATTCTTGCTAAAGCACTTACCAGTGATATCAATAATCGAGAACTATTTATGAAAGGCCTTGACCATAGTTATTATTTTGAAGGATATCAATTATTTAAAAGTGAAGATTTATAA